The following nucleotide sequence is from Apium graveolens cultivar Ventura chromosome 4, ASM990537v1, whole genome shotgun sequence.
TCTTTTTTAACATTCTTGAGATATATCAATGCATCCTGGTGGACCTGGGCGTCTCCAGCTGCAATAATACGATAATATTTTGGAGCTTTATACATCGAAGAAGCTTCCCAGTGAAGTTTCTCACAATCACAATCTGTTACAACACCTCCAGCACCTTCAATGATCGGTATAAAAGCCAGAAAATCATATGGACCCAGATACGACTGCACAATCACATCAATGAACCCCGAGGGTAAGAGCCCATAATTATAGCACTCAGCACAAAATATTGGTTCTTTAATCTTATCCGTGACACGGTTAAAGGCCTCTCGTTCTTGATCACTAAAGTGCAACAGGCTGGAGGCATAGAGTGTTGCTCGCGAAAGCTGCTCACAGGAACGGGTCCGTACAGGCACACCGAGATGATCCATGGCAGCTCTTCCTTGCACTCCTACCCATCTATCCCGAAGTATAGGCTGATCAATGGCTCCTATGATCGGCTTACTCTTGTACAAAAGTGCGATAAGAGTTCCAAACAGAGGAACTCCATTCTCGAAGCTAGTAGTCCCATCAATCGGGTCCAAAACCCACACAAAATCAGCAGCAGCATCCTTGTCTTTCGGTAAATACCAACCCCCTTCCTCGCCAAAAATTAAGTGATTCGGAAAATTTTGTAAAATTATCGAAACTATAGCATCCTCGACAAGCCGATCAACGTTGGTTGCTTGCTCGACAATCAATCCATCTTCGTCGTACTTATTAATAGTTTGAATCAATGCAGGTTTCCAAAAGAACTCCTTGATCACTCTACCCGCAGCATCTGCGGCCTTATTAGCAACGCGAACAAATTCATCAAGAATTTCGTGGCTAAACTGCTCTTCTTGAATGGTGTTCATATGTGTACAACTACAAATTGTCAAAAGTGCAATACTAGGGTTTTGTCCTAATATTTGTATCGCTGACTCTCACAGATCAATGCTTTATATTTTCAGCTGGTCAGTCCTAATGTCCTATATATACGTAGAAAAAAATCGGCCCGTTGAGCCTTGGGCTTTTGTTATTTGTACTCTGTAGGGGCCTGGGTTTCGATTGCAAATTTGATTACTTTGGTTCGGTGCACTTACCAGGCGAACATAAAAGAGCAAGAGGTTTTTATTGAACTGggattttaaaacatttttttttattttatgaaatttaGGTGTATTCAAATgggattttaaaaaatatatcagAATTTTATGGTATTcaactatgattttaaattatgttataaaatctggtggtattcaatgagaattttaaattatgcttaaaaatctgatggtattcaactgagattatttaaaattcattaaaatctgatggtattcacGTGATGACGGATTTTTTTGGACTTCATAAAATGTGGATTTTGTGGGATTGTTCAATGTATTATATGGTTTTTTAAAATCCCACCATAATTaatgagattttgaaggattgTGTTTAAATCCCAAATACTCTTCATCAACTCTACGACACTCTACGACCACTACTAAAAAACAAGGGTAAATTTGACCGACTAAATTTTACCGCGGCTAAATTTGACCGTCGGCAGTCATATTTACGGTCAAATTTTATTTATAGATGGTCAGACTTAATTTTGACCGAAGCCGGTCATATTTAAAGTCAAACATTCATCCACAGCTAGTCAAGACGTACTTTTGACCGAAAGAAGTCAAATTTATATTCGGTCAAATTTAGTCgttcatatttattttttaggTCCTAAAAAGGAAAGGGAAATTTCCCCCCAACGAAACAAAATTTTGATTGGTACAAATTTGACCGAAGTCGGTCATATTTATATTCGGTCAAATTTAGTcaatcaaatttattttttagGTTCTAAAAAAGGAGAGAGAAATTTCCCGCCAATGGAACAAAATTTTGATAGGTACAAATTTGACCAAAGTCGGTCATATTTATATTCGGTCAAAACTAGTCGGTCATATTTATTTTTTAGGTCATAAAAAGGAGAGGGAAATTTCCCGTCaatgaaataaaattttgatAGATACAAATTTAACCGAAGTCGGTCATATTTAGGCACAGTCAGAATAATATTTTTTGGTGCTAAAATTCCCGTCAAAATTAAACGAAATTATCAAAAAAACAAATATAACCGAAATCGGTCATATTTATAAATATGGTTGTCAGTGCTCAATATTAAATTTaactttttttatttattaatttaaataaatattaaatattttttaaattctaaaataaatattgGGATACCTAGATAACATGAACatcatattaaaaataattttagccACTAGTCGAATTTAATTTAAAAGTGATAAATAAAGATTTACTTtatatttatttcaaaaaaattcaaaaataaatcattaGTTACTTAattctaatatttataattattttatgtgTTTAGGACGACAACAAAGTATTTGCTATGAAAAATAATGGCATAAAAGTAATATACATGTAAAAATTATATCAACAATACTTTAAATGTTTGTGTAAAATATAtgatataatttttgaatttagaGGTTAGGCCGTTAATGCTAGTGTTGCTACTTTCGTGATATCGAAATTATAATTTAagcgatccaaccgtacagatatTAACTTTGTTAGTTTTGAATGATTCATGCCaaaaattatcaaattatatacATTACATTTTAACTATTATgacaaaataatatttttataacaTTACAAATTAATCGTTTTCGGTCACATTCAATTATTGGGAAGCCCAATTATTCTCACAAGAAGggaagattttttttttaaaagttgTTATATAAAAAATGACGACGTATTCTATGTTTTTTTTAAAGATGCCTGAAGGACAATGTTCAGAGATTGAGAAACAAGTATGAAGATATTTTTTGTTCAAGATGATCAGGAAGGGCTAAcagaaactttaggttaacctcctcagctttataatacttatcatgtagctgcaagtcattaatcaatttattaaacctttcaaaaacttcagtgattccttcttttggtttagcaataaacccttcatactgagaaaccagaatcctcctctggtttgatctaacctcctctgtatattcattcttccaagatttTTAATCtatttgctttcagattttgatCTTGT
It contains:
- the LOC141718258 gene encoding bifunctional phosphatase IMPL2, chloroplastic-like, with amino-acid sequence MNTIQEEQFSHEILDEFVRVANKAADAAGRVIKEFFWKPALIQTINKYDEDGLIVEQATNVDRLVEDAIVSIILQNFPNHLIFGEEGGWYLPKDKDAAADFVWVLDPIDGTTSFENGVPLFGTLIALLYKSKPIIGAIDQPILRDRWVGVQGRAAMDHLGVPVRTRSCEQLSRATLYASSLLHFSDQEREAFNRVTDKIKEPIFCAECYNYGLLPSGFIDVIVQSYLGPYDFLAFIPIIEGAGGVVTDCDCEKLHWEASSMYKAPKYYRIIAAGDAQVHQDALIYLKNVKKE